One window from the genome of Bdellovibrio sp. NC01 encodes:
- the gspD gene encoding type II secretion system secretin GspD — protein MKKPVSIGLASLMTAQLIGPVAKAQFEDFPPPPPPPDFGGTESAPADSFPPPPSMQQSSGPSASGSRGGSSNLSTAGVLSKKEKDKFAKASIEDITSENFPETIESFDFPNVEITDLIKAIGELTGKNFIIDPGVRGKITIVAPSKITVAEAYKAFLSALAINGFTVVPSGAFLKVKSARNAQRDNIDTFSGAYYPNSDQMITRIIHLKHISAAQVNRDLRILPSKDGEMNIYEPTNSIIISDYGSNIDRVMKIISQLDVPGFEEQLEVIPVKYAKSKDLADLVDKIVNKGNKTQGGAPGTFTAGVPRFTRTTGASSQQGASFFMAIPDDRTNSIIVVGNKSGIVRVKKLISQLDFKIRAEESGGVYVYYVKNGDAEKIAQTLTGVTKDATPKPATGGSLLSPLGPSGAMQAPTEIFGGDVKITADKTTNSLVITASKQDYDVILNILNKIDIARDQVYVEAIIMEMSANDGNQWGVGYYQYGSSGYGKVGFNGFTGSPTLTDLLSPTGGNGAIIGFGSGKTVTVTDPSTKQELKIPSLIGFINFLKTTKKANILSTPQIMALDNQEAEIEVGDKVVTGSQQSSTGTSGTTITTPTFDDATIKLNIKPFISPTSNSIRMEIKQQVSQLSTASTPKAFQDSTQPIAKRSIKTMINVNNGDTAILGGLIKEDDTESIIKVPLLGDIPIIGWLFKSSTRVKNKTNMVVFLTPKIVRNVADSNQIISKKLDQRLEYIKSEGGKDPFGSKLDEITRKVQGNAADVVNPPATEKE, from the coding sequence ATGAAAAAACCGGTCAGCATAGGACTTGCTTCATTGATGACGGCCCAACTTATAGGCCCGGTAGCAAAAGCGCAATTCGAGGACTTCCCTCCTCCACCGCCACCACCAGATTTTGGTGGCACTGAAAGTGCGCCTGCAGATTCATTCCCACCTCCTCCATCGATGCAACAATCATCAGGCCCTTCTGCAAGTGGCTCGCGTGGTGGTTCATCAAATCTTTCAACGGCTGGCGTTCTTTCTAAAAAAGAAAAAGATAAATTCGCAAAGGCGTCTATTGAAGACATCACAAGCGAAAACTTCCCAGAAACGATTGAATCATTCGACTTCCCGAATGTAGAGATCACAGATTTGATCAAAGCGATCGGCGAATTGACTGGTAAGAACTTTATCATCGATCCGGGCGTGCGTGGCAAAATCACGATCGTGGCACCTTCTAAAATCACAGTGGCAGAAGCTTACAAAGCTTTCCTGTCTGCCCTTGCGATTAACGGTTTCACAGTGGTTCCATCAGGTGCTTTCTTAAAAGTTAAATCAGCAAGAAATGCGCAACGTGACAATATCGATACTTTCTCTGGCGCTTACTATCCAAACAGCGACCAAATGATCACAAGAATTATTCACTTGAAGCACATCTCTGCGGCTCAAGTAAATCGTGATCTGCGTATTTTACCTTCTAAAGATGGCGAGATGAATATTTACGAGCCAACAAACTCGATCATCATCTCTGACTACGGTTCAAACATTGACCGCGTGATGAAAATCATCAGCCAATTGGACGTTCCGGGATTTGAAGAACAACTTGAAGTTATCCCAGTTAAGTACGCAAAATCCAAAGACCTTGCTGACCTTGTTGATAAAATCGTAAATAAAGGAAATAAAACTCAAGGTGGCGCCCCAGGCACATTCACTGCGGGTGTTCCTCGTTTCACTCGTACAACAGGTGCTTCATCACAACAAGGTGCAAGCTTCTTCATGGCGATTCCAGATGACAGAACGAATTCAATCATCGTTGTTGGTAACAAATCTGGTATCGTTCGTGTAAAAAAATTGATCTCGCAATTGGATTTCAAAATCCGCGCTGAAGAATCAGGCGGCGTTTACGTTTATTACGTAAAAAATGGCGATGCTGAAAAAATCGCGCAAACTTTGACGGGCGTGACAAAAGACGCAACTCCAAAACCAGCAACGGGCGGAAGCTTGTTGTCTCCTTTGGGTCCTTCTGGTGCGATGCAAGCTCCGACAGAAATCTTCGGTGGCGACGTAAAAATCACTGCTGATAAAACAACAAACAGCTTGGTTATCACTGCAAGCAAACAAGACTACGACGTGATCTTGAATATCTTAAATAAGATCGATATCGCGCGTGATCAAGTTTATGTTGAAGCAATCATCATGGAGATGAGTGCGAATGACGGTAATCAATGGGGTGTTGGTTACTACCAATACGGCAGCTCTGGTTACGGTAAAGTCGGTTTCAACGGTTTCACTGGCAGCCCTACTTTGACGGACTTGTTAAGCCCAACTGGCGGTAACGGTGCGATCATCGGTTTCGGTTCTGGTAAAACAGTGACAGTGACAGATCCTTCGACGAAACAAGAATTGAAAATCCCAAGCTTGATTGGTTTCATCAACTTCTTGAAGACGACGAAAAAAGCGAACATCCTTTCAACTCCGCAAATCATGGCTTTAGATAACCAAGAAGCAGAGATCGAAGTGGGTGATAAAGTTGTAACTGGTTCGCAACAGTCTTCGACTGGTACAAGCGGTACGACAATTACAACGCCAACGTTCGACGATGCGACTATCAAATTGAACATTAAACCGTTCATTAGCCCGACATCGAATTCGATCCGTATGGAAATCAAACAACAGGTTTCGCAATTGTCGACGGCTTCAACTCCGAAGGCGTTCCAAGACTCTACTCAGCCGATTGCAAAACGTTCGATCAAAACAATGATCAACGTTAACAACGGTGACACGGCGATCCTTGGTGGTTTGATTAAAGAAGACGACACTGAATCCATCATCAAAGTTCCACTTTTGGGTGATATTCCAATTATCGGTTGGTTGTTTAAGTCTTCAACTCGCGTGAAGAATAAAACAAACATGGTTGTGTTCTTAACGCCGAAAATTGTGAGAAACGTTGCTGATTCGAATCAAATTATCTCGAAAAAGCTAGATCAACGTTTGGAATACATCAAATCCGAGGGTGGTAAAGATCCATTTGGGTCTAAACTTGATGAGATTACCCGCAAGGTGCAAGGGAACGCTGCTGATGTAGTCAACCCTCCTGCAACAGAAAAGGAATAG
- the gspE gene encoding type II secretion system ATPase GspE, translated as MASVDVQTILTKATSLTPDQIKSVLNNPSVVRPVTVGEALNSKEFSTADEVVADLCKELGLDFIKDIPVADINVDLIRDVPINYAKQHQVLPYKEEADTLTALTSNPVNLKALDDLKVLFGKRVRPLVTTTSRIQDAINRVYEKSTSNLSGLDEIDEEDYDLDDPIVDLLDAGEDDAPVIKLVNSILFRAVKEKASDIHIEPYEKDMVVRFRTDGVLNDVIKPPKKLQNAITSRIKVMANLNIAEKRLPQDGRIPLKVGGKDIDIRLSTVPTAHGERLVMRIQDRSTVVLELEQLGFSRENLDRLDDLLSRNDGILLVTGPTGSGKSTTLYGALTKLNKPDVNILTVEDPVEQRIHGLGQVQTNAKIGLTFAAGLRSFLRQDPDIIMVGEIRDLETAELAIQASLTGHLVLSTLHTNDSAGAFPRLIDFGVEPFLIATSVMGVVAQRLVRVLCPHCKAPHNPSDFELSLLGISRADAQGHHICKAMGCTQCGQKGYSGRTTISELLVVTDDIRSLIMQRKDGNTIKKQSVANGMKTFRDHGIAKVLAGITTIEQLTTNTQLDI; from the coding sequence ATGGCCTCCGTGGATGTTCAGACGATTCTAACAAAAGCAACTTCACTGACTCCTGATCAAATCAAGTCAGTGCTTAACAACCCTTCAGTGGTCCGCCCGGTCACTGTAGGGGAAGCTTTGAACTCGAAGGAATTTTCCACGGCGGATGAAGTCGTTGCTGATCTTTGCAAAGAACTGGGTTTGGATTTTATCAAAGACATTCCTGTTGCAGATATCAACGTCGACTTGATCCGAGATGTCCCAATCAACTACGCCAAACAACATCAAGTCCTTCCCTACAAAGAAGAAGCTGACACACTGACGGCCCTTACAAGCAATCCAGTGAATTTGAAAGCTTTGGATGACTTGAAAGTTTTGTTCGGTAAAAGAGTCCGCCCGCTTGTGACAACAACAAGCCGTATTCAAGACGCGATCAATCGTGTCTATGAAAAAAGCACTTCGAATCTTTCAGGTCTCGATGAAATCGACGAAGAGGATTACGATCTTGACGATCCTATCGTGGATCTTCTTGATGCTGGCGAAGATGATGCGCCGGTTATCAAACTTGTGAATTCAATTTTGTTCCGCGCTGTAAAAGAAAAAGCTTCCGATATTCACATCGAACCGTACGAAAAAGACATGGTTGTCCGCTTCCGTACTGACGGTGTTTTGAATGACGTTATTAAACCGCCTAAAAAACTTCAGAACGCGATCACTTCCCGTATCAAAGTTATGGCGAACTTAAACATCGCGGAAAAGCGTCTTCCTCAAGACGGTCGTATTCCATTGAAAGTCGGCGGTAAAGATATCGATATCCGTCTTTCTACAGTCCCGACTGCTCATGGTGAGCGTCTGGTTATGCGTATTCAAGATAGATCAACAGTTGTTCTTGAACTTGAACAACTGGGTTTTTCTCGCGAAAACTTGGATCGCCTTGATGATTTGTTATCGCGTAATGACGGCATCTTGCTGGTTACGGGGCCTACGGGTTCTGGTAAATCCACAACTCTTTATGGTGCTTTAACGAAACTCAATAAACCTGACGTAAACATTCTGACGGTAGAAGATCCGGTGGAGCAACGTATCCACGGTTTAGGCCAAGTGCAAACAAACGCCAAGATCGGTCTGACATTCGCGGCGGGTTTAAGATCTTTCCTTCGTCAAGACCCCGACATCATCATGGTCGGTGAGATTCGTGACTTGGAAACTGCCGAACTTGCGATTCAAGCGTCTCTGACAGGTCACTTGGTTTTATCTACACTACATACCAATGACTCTGCCGGTGCCTTCCCGCGTTTGATTGACTTCGGGGTTGAGCCCTTCTTGATCGCAACTTCAGTTATGGGCGTTGTTGCACAACGCTTGGTGCGCGTTCTTTGCCCTCACTGTAAAGCTCCGCACAACCCTTCTGATTTTGAATTAAGTCTGTTAGGTATTTCACGCGCCGATGCTCAAGGTCACCACATCTGTAAGGCGATGGGTTGTACTCAATGTGGGCAAAAAGGTTATTCAGGTCGTACGACGATCAGCGAATTGCTGGTCGTAACTGATGATATTCGTTCTTTGATCATGCAACGTAAAGACGGTAACACGATCAAAAAACAATCGGTCGCAAACGGCATGAAAACATTCCGTGATCACGGCATCGCGAAAGTTCTTGCCGGCATCACAACGATCGAACAGTTAACTACAAATACTCAGTTAGATATCTAA
- the gspC gene encoding type II secretion system protein GspC, producing the protein MLFAFVGYCIADLAILSYRDLMLPQSAPPSHPKAPPPDNYVSSGAYNSITSRNIFASSGIIPDALVDKSKGNQEKEAAPVPSQLPLTLIGTLVHSNPAKSIAAIEVRGKNQVISYSPGKDVEGMANIISVERQKVIFRNLNSNRLEYLEMKKEGNKVAFGGARPAASGGKEVMKTGDNTFAIKRSDLLKYTNDLSSILMQARAVPNRDPGTGAINGFRILDMQPGSIYEQLGVQRMDVIKSVDGTPVDSPAKAMELYNSLKNSPKVSIQVERNGKTETMTYNIQ; encoded by the coding sequence TTGCTTTTTGCTTTTGTGGGTTATTGCATCGCTGACCTTGCGATTTTGTCGTATCGCGATTTGATGCTTCCGCAGTCTGCACCGCCTTCTCATCCGAAAGCTCCACCTCCAGATAACTATGTTAGTAGTGGCGCCTACAACAGCATCACGTCACGTAACATCTTTGCTTCAAGTGGAATTATTCCTGATGCCTTAGTTGATAAATCTAAAGGCAATCAGGAAAAAGAAGCCGCTCCTGTTCCTTCACAATTGCCTCTGACTTTGATTGGCACTCTGGTGCATTCGAATCCTGCGAAATCAATTGCCGCGATTGAAGTGCGCGGTAAAAACCAAGTGATCTCTTACTCTCCAGGTAAAGATGTTGAAGGTATGGCGAATATTATTTCCGTGGAACGCCAAAAAGTTATTTTCAGAAACTTGAATTCAAATCGTCTTGAATATCTAGAGATGAAAAAAGAAGGCAATAAAGTTGCTTTCGGCGGTGCTCGCCCTGCTGCGAGTGGCGGCAAAGAAGTTATGAAAACCGGCGACAACACGTTTGCGATCAAGCGTTCTGATTTGTTGAAATATACAAATGATCTTTCAAGCATCTTGATGCAAGCGCGCGCAGTTCCGAATCGTGATCCAGGCACGGGCGCCATCAATGGCTTCCGTATCCTTGATATGCAACCAGGCAGTATCTATGAACAGCTTGGCGTCCAAAGAATGGATGTCATCAAGTCTGTTGACGGTACGCCAGTAGATTCTCCAGCGAAAGCAATGGAGCTTTACAACAGCTTAAAAAATTCTCCAAAAGTCAGCATCCAAGTTGAGCGTAACGGCAAAACCGAGACGATGACGTATAACATCCAGTAA